In Chromatiaceae bacterium, a single genomic region encodes these proteins:
- a CDS encoding DegQ family serine endoprotease yields MRQTGHVLLMCLCLFGTLPAWAALPAEMDGQALPSLAPMLEKVTPAVVNISTVSVVRAENHPLLRDPFFRWFFELPSETRKKRNQSLGSGVIVDARLGHILTNHHVIEQADEIYVTLHDGRELKAELLGTDPETDVALLQVASDDLVAVPLADSNALRVGDFVVAIGNPFGLNQTVTSGIVSALGRSGLGIEGYENFIQTDASINPGNSGGPLVNLRGELVGINTAILAPSGGNVGIGFAIPINMAAAIRRQIVEFGGVQRGTFGVSTQNLTPDLARALHLPPDSKGAVVTGVEPDSSAARAGLRAGDLIVHLNEHTVRSATDLHTQFALMRVGDQVNLDILRDGRSQRLAARIADPFEGYVSGGQVHSRFDGALLGEVVDESGLGRNPGIAIGRVDEDSTAWNSGLRAGDVLFQVNRVRVRTLGELHDAAQGGVNQIRLRRGDRLMTLVSR; encoded by the coding sequence ATGCGCCAGACAGGCCATGTGCTGCTGATGTGTCTGTGCCTGTTCGGCACCCTGCCGGCATGGGCCGCGCTGCCCGCCGAGATGGACGGCCAGGCGTTGCCGAGCCTCGCGCCGATGCTCGAGAAAGTGACACCGGCCGTGGTCAACATCTCAACGGTCAGCGTGGTGCGTGCCGAAAACCACCCGCTGCTGCGCGATCCATTCTTCCGCTGGTTCTTCGAACTGCCCAGCGAGACCCGCAAGAAACGCAACCAGAGCCTGGGATCGGGCGTGATCGTCGACGCGCGCCTGGGACACATCCTGACCAATCACCATGTCATCGAGCAGGCAGACGAGATCTACGTCACCCTGCACGACGGGCGGGAGCTGAAGGCGGAACTCCTCGGCACCGACCCCGAAACCGATGTCGCGCTGCTACAGGTCGCGTCCGACGACCTGGTCGCGGTTCCTCTGGCGGATTCGAATGCATTGCGCGTCGGCGATTTCGTGGTGGCGATCGGCAATCCCTTCGGCCTGAACCAGACCGTGACCTCGGGCATCGTGAGCGCACTGGGACGCAGCGGTCTCGGTATCGAAGGCTATGAGAACTTCATCCAGACGGACGCCTCGATCAACCCCGGCAATTCCGGTGGGCCCCTGGTCAACCTGCGCGGTGAACTGGTCGGCATCAATACCGCGATCCTGGCGCCGAGCGGCGGCAACGTCGGCATCGGGTTCGCGATCCCGATCAACATGGCCGCGGCCATCAGGCGCCAGATCGTCGAGTTCGGTGGTGTACAACGCGGCACCTTCGGCGTATCGACCCAGAATCTCACCCCCGACCTGGCGCGCGCCCTGCACTTGCCTCCCGATAGCAAAGGTGCAGTCGTTACCGGCGTGGAGCCGGACTCTTCAGCCGCACGCGCCGGCCTGCGCGCAGGCGACCTGATCGTGCATCTGAACGAGCACACGGTACGCAGTGCGACCGATCTGCACACCCAGTTCGCGCTGATGCGTGTTGGCGACCAGGTCAATCTCGACATTCTGCGTGACGGCCGGAGTCAGCGACTCGCGGCGCGGATCGCCGATCCGTTCGAGGGTTACGTCAGCGGCGGCCAGGTGCATTCCCGTTTCGACGGGGCACTGCTCGGCGAGGTCGTCGACGAATCGGGTCTGGGCAGGAATCCGGGGATCGCGATCGGCCGGGTGGACGAAGACAGCACCGCGTGGAACAGCGGCCTGCGCGCCGGTGACGTGCTGTTTCAGGTCAACCGTGTCCGGGTGCGGACACTCGGCGAATTGCACGATGCCGCCCAGGGCGGCGTGAATCAGATCCGATTGCGCCGGGGCGACCGGCTGATGACGTTGGTCTCGCGCTGA
- a CDS encoding Hsp20 family protein — MTTFDFTPLFRTAIGFDRLAHALETANRAEAGGYPPYNIELTGEDQYRISMAVAGFTADEIDIEVKENRLTVTGKKDADVADRRFLHRGIANRNFERSYQLADYVRVDGAELKDGLLHIDLVREVPDSMKPRRIQIRGSEEKLIESKVEAA, encoded by the coding sequence ATGACGACTTTTGATTTCACCCCGCTGTTCCGCACCGCCATCGGTTTCGACCGCCTCGCTCACGCCCTTGAGACGGCAAATCGCGCCGAGGCCGGTGGTTACCCCCCGTACAACATCGAACTGACCGGCGAGGACCAGTACCGGATCAGCATGGCCGTCGCCGGCTTCACCGCGGACGAGATCGACATCGAGGTGAAGGAGAATCGGTTGACGGTCACCGGCAAGAAGGACGCCGATGTTGCCGACCGCCGGTTCCTGCACCGTGGCATCGCCAACCGCAACTTCGAGCGCAGCTACCAACTCGCGGACTACGTGCGCGTGGACGGCGCTGAACTGAAGGACGGCCTGCTGCACATCGACCTGGTACGCGAGGTACCGGATTCGATGAAGCCGCGGCGCATCCAGATCCGCGGCAGCGAAGAGAAACTCATCGAGAGCAAGGTCGAAGCGGCCTGA